A region of Streptomyces sp. R44 DNA encodes the following proteins:
- a CDS encoding GPR1/FUN34/YaaH family transporter translates to MNNEVAAGNTTSTLGHLALGLTLLAFGLGGTGVIDNVAAADAAGLATWVGGVTLFLVGLLALRAGDKGEGTAYAALGAFWFTWGSGAGGHASADAMGLFLLLWALLALTLTVAAAGSGLFGQGVYGLLFVALLLLGIGALADNGGLGKAGGWVAAVAGLVAWYGATAAVAGWPTALRRAAGGAPAAG, encoded by the coding sequence GTGAACAACGAAGTCGCCGCGGGAAACACCACCTCCACGCTCGGCCACCTGGCACTCGGACTGACCCTGCTGGCCTTCGGCCTGGGCGGAACCGGTGTCATCGACAACGTCGCGGCAGCGGATGCCGCGGGTCTCGCCACCTGGGTCGGTGGCGTGACGCTCTTCCTCGTCGGACTGCTCGCGCTGCGCGCGGGCGACAAGGGCGAAGGCACGGCGTACGCGGCGCTCGGAGCCTTCTGGTTCACCTGGGGCAGCGGCGCCGGCGGACACGCCTCGGCCGACGCCATGGGGCTCTTCCTGCTCCTGTGGGCGCTCCTCGCGCTCACGCTGACCGTGGCAGCCGCGGGCAGCGGACTCTTCGGACAGGGCGTGTACGGGCTGCTGTTCGTCGCGCTGCTGCTGCTCGGCATCGGCGCCCTCGCCGACAACGGCGGGCTCGGGAAGGCGGGCGGCTGGGTGGCCGCCGTCGCGGGTCTGGTCGCCTGGTACGGCGCCACGGCCGCGGTCGCCGGCTGGCCGACGGCCCTGCGCCGCGCGGCGGGCGGTGCTCCGGCCGCGGGCTGA
- a CDS encoding universal stress protein yields MAGHEFPEPADRKRVADSTVDPLAVEQPRHACDPAFRHGVVVGFDGSTSSERALAYAIGMARRSGSGLIIVHVANRLPTTVWAGCEPPVFVDVPDHRTEVLGLELACADHLSEVPWILVERGGDICHELEEVGREYSADAIVVGSTHGIVGRIFGSVAGRLARRAQRPVIVIP; encoded by the coding sequence ATGGCCGGTCACGAATTCCCCGAACCCGCGGACCGCAAGCGCGTCGCCGATTCCACGGTCGACCCCCTCGCGGTAGAACAGCCACGTCATGCCTGCGACCCGGCCTTCCGGCACGGGGTGGTCGTCGGCTTCGACGGCTCGACGTCCAGTGAGCGCGCCCTCGCGTACGCCATCGGCATGGCCCGCCGCTCCGGATCGGGCCTGATCATCGTGCACGTGGCCAACCGGCTGCCCACCACGGTGTGGGCCGGCTGCGAGCCCCCGGTCTTCGTCGACGTCCCGGACCACCGCACCGAGGTCCTCGGCCTGGAGCTGGCCTGCGCCGACCACCTCTCCGAGGTGCCGTGGATCCTGGTCGAGCGCGGCGGGGACATCTGCCACGAGCTGGAGGAGGTCGGCCGGGAGTACTCGGCCGACGCGATCGTGGTCGGCTCCACGCACGGGATCGTCGGCCGGATCTTCGGCTCGGTCGCCGGCCGTCTCGCGCGCCGCGCGCAGCGGCCCGTCATCGTCATCCCGTAG